In Bdellovibrionales bacterium, the following proteins share a genomic window:
- the sppA gene encoding signal peptide peptidase SppA, which translates to MKNFIKNVFAGALGTLIGLFLFIFLGLIVLLALSSVISTHFSETRVEKNSVLFIPLNGELVERKGTMFLDWEEDSPFFRGPRHIGLWEVQMALEKAKDDKNIKGIYLKLGSLSAGWASLGSLVHSLADFKTSGKFIHAYGEIFDEKTYYVAAIADRIHGYPEGSFEFNGIATVPLYIKGTLDKLGIKPQIFKVGKFKSAVEIFNEDKMSEASRKQNQELIDDLWSHTIREISSFRGLAPETLNQIASDLSVTRASEALDRKLLDDASSEEQVLDLMKGLTERAKDKKLNLISFSHYQRLPEVGDLIGEKNRIGVIFASGEIISGSSSEGYIGSEDVVAILRQIAREKEIKAVVLRINSPGGSALAADVIWRQIAELKKTKPVVASFGDLAASGGYYIAAGADYIFSDPNSITGSIGVFGVMFNSQNFFNQKLGITFDRVVTHPHADIGDSTREMSAGERLKIQSEVEQTYQQFLRVVQQGRNIKSAEKMEELAQGRVWSGKKALALGLVDEHGDLNDAIEKAAALAKLGANWSIDVFPREKSPIEQLFQVVGQMSFFQSWQERITLANEKAWFLQVQELRNLEKMGRIWALDPQYLRFPK; encoded by the coding sequence ATGAAGAATTTTATCAAAAATGTTTTTGCGGGAGCTCTTGGGACTCTCATCGGTTTGTTCTTGTTCATATTTTTGGGCTTGATCGTTCTTCTTGCTCTATCGAGTGTCATCTCCACACATTTCAGTGAAACCAGAGTTGAAAAAAATAGCGTCCTTTTTATCCCCCTCAACGGTGAGCTAGTCGAAAGAAAGGGAACCATGTTCTTAGACTGGGAAGAGGATTCCCCATTTTTCAGAGGACCTCGCCACATCGGACTTTGGGAAGTGCAAATGGCCCTTGAAAAGGCAAAAGACGATAAGAACATTAAGGGAATTTATCTAAAACTCGGTTCGCTCTCGGCCGGCTGGGCCTCATTGGGATCGCTCGTCCATTCTTTGGCTGATTTTAAGACAAGTGGAAAATTCATCCATGCATATGGTGAAATCTTTGATGAAAAGACCTATTACGTTGCCGCTATTGCCGACAGGATTCATGGTTACCCAGAAGGTTCTTTTGAATTCAATGGTATCGCTACAGTGCCACTTTATATAAAGGGCACCCTCGATAAACTCGGCATTAAACCTCAGATTTTCAAGGTGGGGAAATTCAAATCAGCTGTAGAGATATTCAATGAAGACAAGATGAGTGAGGCGAGCCGCAAGCAAAATCAGGAGCTCATCGATGATCTTTGGTCCCACACTATCCGCGAAATTAGTAGCTTTCGCGGTCTTGCTCCCGAAACTCTCAACCAGATTGCCTCAGATTTATCTGTGACGAGGGCGAGCGAAGCGCTGGATAGAAAACTGCTTGATGATGCCTCTAGCGAAGAACAGGTCTTGGACTTGATGAAGGGTCTTACTGAAAGGGCAAAGGACAAAAAATTAAATCTGATTAGTTTTAGCCACTACCAAAGGCTGCCAGAAGTTGGCGATCTCATTGGCGAAAAAAATCGAATTGGAGTTATCTTCGCCAGTGGAGAAATCATTTCTGGTTCTAGCTCTGAAGGATACATAGGATCTGAAGATGTTGTCGCAATACTTCGACAAATTGCTCGAGAGAAGGAGATCAAAGCTGTCGTTTTGCGAATCAATAGCCCAGGGGGAAGTGCTCTCGCCGCGGACGTCATTTGGCGACAGATAGCTGAATTAAAAAAGACAAAACCCGTCGTGGCAAGCTTTGGCGACCTGGCGGCTTCCGGCGGATATTATATCGCCGCAGGTGCCGACTATATATTTTCAGATCCAAATTCAATAACTGGCTCCATTGGAGTTTTTGGAGTTATGTTCAATTCTCAGAATTTTTTTAATCAAAAATTAGGAATCACTTTTGACCGCGTGGTAACCCATCCACACGCTGATATAGGGGACAGTACCCGAGAGATGTCGGCGGGAGAGCGGCTGAAAATTCAATCTGAGGTCGAACAGACTTATCAACAGTTTCTCCGCGTCGTGCAACAGGGGCGAAATATCAAGTCAGCTGAAAAAATGGAAGAGCTCGCTCAAGGCAGGGTGTGGTCTGGAAAAAAAGCTCTTGCACTGGGCCTCGTGGATGAACATGGAGATCTCAATGACGCGATAGAAAAAGCCGCAGCTCTCGCGAAACTGGGAGCCAATTGGAGCATCGACGTCTTTCCAAGAGAGAAATCCCCGATCGAGCAGCTATTTCAGGTCGTGGGTCAGATGTCTTTTTTTCAATCCTGGCAGGAACGAATCACTTTGGCGAATGAAAAAGCCTGGTTCCTTCAGGTTCAGGAATTGAGAAACTTAGAAAAAATGGGGCGAATATGGGCACTTGACCCACAGTACCTCAGGTTCCCAAAATGA
- a CDS encoding response regulator, with product MEQMKVKSRPLIILVDDEPMLLDTFSTVLGDDYDTRSFNSPDAFLSYIDDPAAIQPDLLISDLMMPGLTGTEMISRAIEKGMAFPSILLSGNLDKETVIQAVNLGVFKVFEKPIRTDVLMGAIDQLLIEHEVARSRVEVRELTAQLREVYKNFRLIAEPHLPAEVANDLKNLVSGSDLGRGNNSAEAFTQGRCFDELMDDLETRLNLLLDRETVLQEMRHSRARASV from the coding sequence ATGGAACAAATGAAAGTTAAAAGCAGACCCCTTATCATTCTTGTCGATGATGAGCCAATGCTTCTCGATACATTTTCTACTGTCTTGGGGGACGACTACGATACTCGTTCATTCAATAGTCCCGATGCATTTCTTTCTTACATTGATGATCCAGCGGCTATTCAGCCAGACCTTTTGATTTCCGACCTGATGATGCCTGGGCTCACGGGTACAGAGATGATTTCAAGGGCGATAGAAAAGGGAATGGCCTTTCCTTCGATTCTTCTTTCTGGAAATCTGGATAAAGAAACGGTCATTCAAGCAGTGAATTTGGGAGTATTTAAGGTTTTTGAAAAGCCAATTCGGACTGATGTATTAATGGGGGCCATTGATCAGTTACTCATCGAACATGAGGTGGCTCGCTCCCGCGTAGAGGTGAGGGAGCTAACCGCTCAGCTAAGAGAAGTATACAAGAACTTTCGCCTTATTGCTGAACCCCATCTGCCGGCTGAGGTGGCAAATGATTTGAAGAATTTAGTTAGTGGGAGCGATTTAGGCCGGGGCAATAACAGTGCTGAGGCTTTTACTCAGGGAAGATGTTTTGACGAACTCATGGACGATCTTGAAACTCGCTTGAATCTCCTTCTTGATAGAGAAACCGTTCTCCAGGAGATGAGGCATTCTCGGGCCAGGGCATCAGTCTGA
- the rpsN gene encoding 30S ribosomal protein S14: MATLGAVVKNNRRKKLAVKYGPIRQALRKKSLDTSLTEEERTEAFVRLQKLPRNGSPIRVRNRCVMTGRPRGNLRKFGLSRLSFRAMAHLGKIPGVTKASW; this comes from the coding sequence ATGGCTACTTTAGGTGCTGTTGTTAAGAACAATCGTCGCAAGAAACTGGCGGTTAAATACGGTCCCATCCGTCAAGCGCTTCGTAAGAAGTCTTTGGATACCTCTCTCACAGAAGAGGAGCGCACAGAAGCCTTTGTTCGGCTTCAGAAGTTGCCACGCAATGGTTCGCCAATCAGAGTTCGTAATCGTTGTGTTATGACGGGCCGACCCAGGGGCAATCTGCGAAAGTTTGGTTTGTCTCGTCTGAGTTTTAGGGCGATGGCACATCTCGGAAAAATTCCTGGAGTAACTAAGGCCAGTTGGTAG
- a CDS encoding arylesterase, with protein MKIFTSWLLIFLSIYASAANLKTLEKESHSRIVILGDSIAAGDGVDKENSYPAQLELQLRARGHQVSVVNAGISGSTSASAVSRLKWQMRKKIDVLLIELGGNDGLRGVSVEATKVNLSETILLAKKEGIKVLLAGMELPVNYGSDYRKKFAALFAELAKQHKVAFMPFLLVDVGGKRDLNLSDGIHPNERGHRKIAENLIPFIERLL; from the coding sequence ATGAAGATTTTCACTTCCTGGCTTCTCATTTTTCTTTCGATATACGCTTCTGCCGCCAATTTGAAGACTCTCGAAAAGGAGAGTCACTCTAGAATTGTCATCTTGGGTGACTCGATTGCCGCTGGAGATGGGGTTGACAAAGAAAATTCATATCCCGCCCAACTTGAATTGCAACTGAGAGCCCGCGGCCACCAAGTGAGCGTTGTCAACGCCGGGATTTCAGGGTCGACTTCGGCGAGCGCAGTTAGTCGATTAAAATGGCAGATGAGAAAAAAAATTGATGTTCTCTTGATTGAATTAGGGGGAAACGACGGCCTCCGAGGAGTTTCAGTTGAAGCAACTAAAGTAAATCTCAGCGAAACCATTTTGTTGGCAAAAAAGGAAGGGATCAAAGTCCTGCTTGCTGGGATGGAACTCCCGGTTAATTATGGAAGCGACTACCGAAAAAAATTTGCGGCCTTGTTTGCCGAACTTGCGAAGCAACACAAAGTTGCTTTCATGCCATTTCTTTTGGTCGACGTCGGAGGAAAAAGGGACTTAAATCTGAGTGATGGCATACACCCTAACGAAAGGGGACACCGCAAAATCGCCGAGAACCTCATTCCATTTATAGAAAGACTATTATGA